CCCGCACCCCCTCTGCGTTAGATGCAAACGTCTTCCGCAGAGGGGAGCGCCGGATGCGGCTCCCTCCTTCATTTCAGGCCTCAATTCGGCAGCAATCCGCACGGGCCTCATGTAAGTTTGCGCGCCATGAAACAGAACCGAGACTCGCGAACCGCATTTGGCCTGAAAATTCTGAACTCGAACCACGCGAGCGTTCGTCGCTTGAAGCGCGATGGACATATGCCGGAGATCCACGGGCACAAGTTCTGGAACTCGAGTTTTCTGATCATGAACCACCTGAAGCGGAATCCGCTCCCACGCCGGTCGAGGGTGATGGAAATCGGCTGTGGCTGGGGGCTCCTGGGCATCTACTGCGCCAAGCAGTTCGATGCTCGGGTTACGGGAACGGACGCCGATCGCAACGTGTTTCCGTACCTCGACCTGCATGCGGAGATCAACGGGGTACGGGTTGCCACCGAACAGGCGCGCTTCGAGCGGCTGACCGTTGAGCGGCTCAAGGGGGTGGACGTGTTGTTGGGGGCAGACATCTGTTTCTGGGATGCCCTGACCCCGGTGCTGTTCAATCTGGTCAAGCGCGCGCTCAAAGCCGGCGTCAAGCAGATCATCGTTGGGGATCCGAGTCGCTCGCCCTTTACGGAATTGGCCGAACGCTGTGGAGAGCTCGGCAACGCGACCGTCATCGCACGTTCAATGGTCCGTCCCGTGCGGGCTTCTGGCGAACTGCTGATCGTGCGTCCCTAATACGGACTTTCGCCCAGAAGCCATACGGTCGTTCGCTCAGAAGCCGATCGAGGCACCCGCCGTCAGGGTGTACTCCTCGCCAAATTGATTGCCCAGGCTGGTCGTATAGGTGATGCGAGGACGGATGAACAGTGCGTTCAGCACGACGCCGATGCTCGCGGTTTGATCGAAAGAGTGCTTTTGCGAGAGGAGCCCCGCATTTGCAACTTCGATCGTAGTGGTTGCAAGCACCGCCGTGAAGCCAGCCCCAACGCTGGTTCGCATTCCGACTTCGTCAGACTGATGGTTGGGAAAAAGGAAGTCGAAGCCGAGATCGCCCTGCATGAAGAAGGCTCCAAAATCTGCGCGGGGCGAAGCTGCGACGCGAATGCCCCAGAGACTGGGCAGACTGCTCACGAAGAGATCACCAATTTTGCCCGAACTTCCTGCCTCCGCGATAGCTACCTTCTTGTCACTGCTGCTTGCCGTCGGGAACACCAGGCCCACGTGGGACACGACTGAGATCCTCCCGCCGGACGTCCAGCGGTGCGCGCCGCCGACTTCGAGATTGCCGATCGTCGCGTTGCTCGGGCTGCCGGACAGGGTCGCAAAAGCGGGCAGCGCGCCGTAGATCGAATAATTTACGAAGCCAACCTCGGCGTAGAGGTCAGCGCGGCCTACCGATTTGAGGTCGCTGTTTGCCCGATCCGCCACCACAGCGCTGATGTTCACCCCCGCGTGGCTGCTCACTTGCTGCGGATCCAAGGTGGTGAACTGAGCGCTGGCAAGGCTGGCCACAGACAAAACGATTGAGGTGCAAATCGTGCAGAACGTGAAGTGTGCGACGACACTGCATATTCGTCTCGGATATCTTGGGAATCGCGGAAATCGTGAATGCGGTTGCATGAGGTCTCCCGGGTCTCTGTGCGCGAATGCGCCGAAAGCGCATTCACGCGATACGAAGGGCGTGTGTGCGGATCCAACGTCGGGGGACGCGCAAAGCATGACACACCGGCCACAATTGCCAAGCTGGGATTGACACCCATGCCGGACAAAACGCTAGTGTACGCATCGATATGAATCGAACCCTTGTCGGCTTGCTACTCGGAGCTGCGTTCATCGCGGCGCTGGTCTACACCACCATCGATCAGACGGGGCTCGAGTGTCGCGTCTGTATCACGTATCGGGGCCAGACGGCTTGCGAGACCGTGGCCGGCGCAGATCGAGCACAGGTTCAAATGCAGGCAACGAGCACGGCCTGCACCTATATGTCGAGCGGAGTAACGGAGAGCATGCGCTGTACCCGCACCCCTCCTGACTCGGTTGTGTGTACGGAGTAGGAGCTTGGAGTAGGGCCCGGAGCTAGAATGAATCGAGTAGCTCCTGGATCGGATGTGCGTGGCACAAACCCCGGCCGATCGTTGCGTATTCCTCCACGCTGAACGACAGCGGTGCCCAATCGTGAATCGCAGCGAGCGCCATGCAGCGACGTCGCAGGGTCCGGTAGCTCGAATCCGCAATGATACTCGACGCAATATCGAGCGCTGTCTCGCTCCCCTCGGTCATGCGCAGCCCGCCGCCGCGCTCGGTGTCGAGGATCGCGAAGCGAGCCGCGCCGTCGGTCCAGGCGGCCCAGTGGGGAAGCTCTGCGTTGCGTCCCTTGCCCGGGTGGCCGAGCGTCGCGAACTCGGTCCAATAGGATCGCATGGCGGCTCCCAAAGTTTCCCTGCCCGAGAGATTCCATTTGGTGAACAGCAGATGGGTATCGGGCCCGAGGTTCCAGTGGCCGAACACAAAGGGGATTTCAAAGCCGTGTGCGGCGCCGAGCATTTCTCCGATGTCAGCTCCGAAGATGCTCGGCTCTTCGTCCCAGTCGAACCGGTACGAAAAGACCTCTCCTGGCATTGCGCGCGCCAGGTCCTTGGCCAATTCGTCTACGGCCATCATTCTCCAGATTCGTGTGATGACTTCCGTGTCGCGGAGGTAGCGACTTCGGTCGTGCAAGCGGGGGATGAGCCCGAAAAGCTGTGAAGAGTATTCCGGCTTGAACAAGAGAAAGAGTTTTTCCTCGTCCTTGTTGGTTCCGAGCATGACCGGAACCCGATTGAAGCGAGAGCCGGCTCGGAATGCGTGGCCGAGGGGAGTTGAGGGCAACACGACGCCGTCTTCAAACATCCGAGGGCAGGAGTATTCAGCGGCTCTCGTGGTTGCGTCTGCTTCGTCGTCTGGTTCGTCAGCTTGATCGTCGGCTTGATCGTCGGTATTGGGCAAGTCATACGCGGCGAAGAGTTCGGCAACGGACTTCTCTCGCAGGTAACGGCTGAGGGAAAAGTCATCCATTGTCGCGATGGCCTGCTTGGCTTCCTCGCGGTTGGCAACCCTCCCGTCTGTGAGCATCAGCCGAATCAGGACTT
This window of the Myxococcales bacterium genome carries:
- a CDS encoding methyltransferase domain-containing protein, producing the protein MKQNRDSRTAFGLKILNSNHASVRRLKRDGHMPEIHGHKFWNSSFLIMNHLKRNPLPRRSRVMEIGCGWGLLGIYCAKQFDARVTGTDADRNVFPYLDLHAEINGVRVATEQARFERLTVERLKGVDVLLGADICFWDALTPVLFNLVKRALKAGVKQIIVGDPSRSPFTELAERCGELGNATVIARSMVRPVRASGELLIVRP
- a CDS encoding carboxylesterase family protein — translated: MMRVVGRILAQSSARRRASALIAMLWLCSAIGCETVPSKIPELPVAESLRHPATGSVIGTHGLYGGFAWRGIPYAAPPIGENRFRAPDSVEPWNGTRRTLRFGASCPQYATSWGGDTSAPDGERVGSEDCLFLNVYAPEFVSSSSAQQPGKLPVMFWIHGGGNLYGTSSFYNGSRLASEQQVVVVTVNYRLGFLGWFRHRALRSDAGPIDASGNFGTLDLIRALEWVQENIEAFGGDPNNVTIFGESAGGWNVVSLLASPLAKGKFHRAIGQSSLSWSTSPARAENYSDDSEPGDESSSGEVLIRLMLTDGRVANREEAKQAIATMDDFSLSRYLREKSVAELFAAYDLPNTDDQADDQADEPDDEADATTRAAEYSCPRMFEDGVVLPSTPLGHAFRAGSRFNRVPVMLGTNKDEEKLFLLFKPEYSSQLFGLIPRLHDRSRYLRDTEVITRIWRMMAVDELAKDLARAMPGEVFSYRFDWDEEPSIFGADIGEMLGAAHGFEIPFVFGHWNLGPDTHLLFTKWNLSGRETLGAAMRSYWTEFATLGHPGKGRNAELPHWAAWTDGAARFAILDTERGGGLRMTEGSETALDIASSIIADSSYRTLRRRCMALAAIHDWAPLSFSVEEYATIGRGLCHAHPIQELLDSF